The genome window GTCCGACGCGGCGTCGCGAAGCGGCACGCACAGCTCGCCCTTGCACGCGCCCTCCGGCTTCAGCTCCCAGCCGGTGGCGCGCTCGAACGTCGCAGCGTCGAGGGTCGTCGAGGTCAGGATCACGATCGCACCATACCCAGCAGCCACGGCACTCGACCTGACGGAGCGACGTCACGGCTCGGCGCCGGGACGTGACGTGGTGCTCGCCTGACTTCCTATCGGCTGGCCGGGGTCGTCGGTGTGCAGCGCCAGGGACCGGGCGTGGCGCGTCCTGGGGCGTGTCGGAACGACCGCGTCAACGTGAAGAGGTGGGAGCGGGACGGCCACCGGATCGGTGCCGAGCAGCGTGTGGTGGCCGCGATGGTCGAGGGTCTCACGTACCGAGAGAGCGGCCAACGACCATACGTCTCCCGGCGGACCGTCCCGGTCCCCGGATAGCCTCCTCATGGTTGCCGAGAGGGGGAGCTTGCGGTGGACCGTCGGACGTTCCTGCGCGCATCCACGGCGGCCGGTGGCGGACTGCTGATCGCTCGCCCGCTCGGGGCGCTGGCACAGTCCCACCTGCCGAGCGAGACCACGACCGGCGCCGCGCGGGCCTCCCGCCTGTTCCCGGCTACGGGCCAGTTCGTCGTCCACTCCGACCTGCACAACCACAGCATCATCTCCGAGGACGCCGTCGGCGACCCCGAGGCCGCCTACGCGCAGATGCGCGCGCGCGGGATCGACGTCGCCTCACTCACCGAGCACGCGGTCGCCGGCAAGCTCATGGAGAACTTCGCCGCGTTCTGCGAGCACTCCGGTGAGTGCCGCCGCATCCAGGCCATGACCGACGAGGACTGGCAGCGCCTGGCCGGCATCGCCGACGCGGCGAACGACCCTGGGGCGTTCGTGTCGTTCCGCGGGTTCGAGTGGACCACCGGCACGCTCGGCCACATCAACGTCTGGTTCTCCGAGAAGTGGACCGACGCCTGGAACACCGCGAGTCTGGTCACCCCGCGGGGTGGCACCCAGCTGTCGGCGCTGATCCCCGGCGCCCCGCCCGAGCTGACCGAGGCGTTCGCCAACGCGCCCGACACGGCCGAGATGGACCTGTTCTACGACTGGCTGACCTCCGACCCGGGCCGGCCGGTGCTCGAGGGCGGCAACGACGGGCTCGCCGGGTTCAACCACCCGAACTCGCAATGGGGCAACTTCAAGGACTTCGAGTACTTCGAGCAGGCGGTCGACCGGATGGTCAGCTGCGAGGCGATGAACTACGACCAGGACTTCTTCTTCAAGGGCGTGGACGAGGGTCGCGGGTGGCCGCTGCAACGCATCCTCGACGCCGGCTGGCGGGTGGGGTTCCTGGGGGTCAGCGACGAGCACGGCGAGACCTACGGCCACCCCGATGCCGCACGCGGCGGCCTCTGGGTCAC of Actinomycetota bacterium contains these proteins:
- a CDS encoding DUF3604 domain-containing protein; protein product: MDRRTFLRASTAAGGGLLIARPLGALAQSHLPSETTTGAARASRLFPATGQFVVHSDLHNHSIISEDAVGDPEAAYAQMRARGIDVASLTEHAVAGKLMENFAAFCEHSGECRRIQAMTDEDWQRLAGIADAANDPGAFVSFRGFEWTTGTLGHINVWFSEKWTDAWNTASLVTPRGGTQLSALIPGAPPELTEAFANAPDTAEMDLFYDWLTSDPGRPVLEGGNDGLAGFNHPNSQWGNFKDFEYFEQAVDRMVSCEAMNYDQDFFFKGVDEGRGWPLQRILDAGWRVGFLGVSDEHGETYGHPDAARGGLWVTELTRQGVRNALATRRMFATFEPGLRLDMAVSGIPMGQRHELTNGPVEVTLDVDAGPDLHGRQLVVQVVRPGGDEPLLAHEEEIVVRPAPAPMPSMMVEVDGTEGDWLFVRIVDPDRAPSDAAIGDWDASGGVLAYTSPVWFTADGAPPAAPTGPDSFAAPAAPPPPGQQLAAPLPVSGGGAALGGAVALGLAAMLRRQLAHRD